The Vairimorpha necatrix chromosome 1, complete sequence genome contains a region encoding:
- a CDS encoding transmembrane EMP24 domain-containing protein, with translation MNILFFFIFSLCRYVEINPKDSLFMKLKVTKDEMFKFIYNTFGNNKVNVVVYDNMDRKIGQYVKSSGVVYTKPLISGHFKIEIFNKSKEKMKFGYRCPDVNKEMQGALGPIKDVDAVSELISVLENNISAQRRQFAKYENHFELVKKSKSWVYRFVIFEIFTSLAIMYYLHKNTIKMFERKHVGN, from the coding sequence ATGAACATTctgtttttctttattttttctctttGTCGTTACGTCGAAATAAATCCTAAAGATAGTCTTTTCATGAAATTGAAAGTGACAAAAGATGAAATGTTTAAGTTTATCTATAATACATTTGGTAATAATAAAGTAAATGTTGTCGTATACGATAATATGGACAGAAAGATAGGACAATATGTAAAATCCAGTGGGGTTGTTTATACAAAGCCATTGATTTCTGGACATTTCAAAAtcgaaatttttaataagtcaaaagaaaaaatgaaatttggCTACAGATGTCCAGATGTTAACAAAGAAATGCAAGGAGCTTTAGGCCCAATTAAAGATGTCGACGCAGTCTCCGAACTTATAAGTgtattagaaaataatatttctgCTCAGAGAAGACAATTTgctaaatatgaaaatcattttgaattagtaaaaaaatccaAATCTTGGGTGTATAGATTTGTgatatttgaaatatttactaGTCTTGCTATAATGTATTATCTTCATAAAAACACCATAAAGATGTTTGAGAGGAAGCACGTAGGAaattaa